A window of Deltaproteobacteria bacterium contains these coding sequences:
- a CDS encoding FprA family A-type flavoprotein, whose product MKPKKIREDVFWVGAVDWDRRLFDSLVPLPDGTSYNAYLIYGSEKTALLDTVDPSMITVLMSRLKDVKNIDFIISHHAEQDHSGAIPCVLEKYKNAKVVATSKGKPMLVEHLHIPEERIITVNDGETLSLGNKTLEFIHAPWVHWPETMFTYLREDKILFTCDLFGSHFATSDIFYSEYWHVCDAAKRYYAEVMMPFRTTIRKHLEKMKQYQIDMIAPSHGPVHNDPECIIQSHREWVSDALSNTVVMPYVTMHGSTQLMVNYLTEALAEKGVKVERFNLAVTDTGKLAMALVDAATIVIGSPTVLVGAHPLVISAAFLANALKPKLKFASIIGSYGWGGKMVEQIGGVLSNLKLEMLAPVIMKGQPKAEDYQALDRLADEIASKHKQNNI is encoded by the coding sequence ATGAAACCAAAAAAGATAAGAGAGGATGTTTTCTGGGTCGGGGCAGTGGACTGGGACAGGAGATTGTTTGATTCTCTTGTACCTTTGCCGGACGGGACCAGTTACAATGCCTATTTGATTTATGGAAGCGAAAAGACAGCCCTGCTGGACACGGTTGACCCAAGCATGATAACTGTCCTCATGTCCCGTCTGAAAGATGTTAAAAATATAGATTTTATTATTTCTCACCACGCTGAACAAGACCATTCAGGGGCGATTCCATGTGTGCTGGAAAAATATAAAAATGCAAAAGTTGTAGCTACGTCAAAAGGCAAGCCTATGCTTGTGGAACATCTGCATATCCCGGAGGAGAGGATTATAACAGTGAATGATGGAGAGACCTTGTCTTTAGGGAATAAGACCCTGGAGTTCATCCATGCGCCCTGGGTTCACTGGCCAGAGACTATGTTTACATATCTCCGGGAAGATAAAATACTTTTTACCTGCGACCTGTTCGGTTCTCACTTTGCCACTTCAGATATATTTTATAGTGAATATTGGCATGTATGCGATGCTGCAAAGAGATACTATGCCGAGGTGATGATGCCGTTCAGGACTACGATCCGGAAGCATCTGGAGAAGATGAAACAATATCAGATTGACATGATTGCGCCGAGCCACGGCCCTGTCCATAATGACCCTGAATGCATCATTCAATCACACAGAGAATGGGTTTCTGACGCGCTCAGCAATACCGTTGTTATGCCATATGTGACCATGCACGGCAGCACCCAGTTAATGGTGAATTATTTGACCGAAGCCCTTGCTGAAAAGGGAGTGAAAGTGGAGAGGTTTAATTTGGCTGTCACCGATACTGGAAAATTGGCTATGGCGCTGGTTGATGCTGCCACCATTGTAATCGGCTCGCCTACAGTTCTGGTTGGGGCGCATCCTCTTGTTATATCCGCTGCATTTCTTGCTAATGCATTAAAGCCAAAGCTTAAATTTGCCTCTATCATCGGTTCTTATGGCTGGGGAGGCAAGATGGTTGAACAGATTGGCGGGGTGTTATCTAATTTAAAATTGGAAATGCTTGCGCCGGTCATTATGAAAGGACAGCCAAAGGCGGAAGACTATCAGGCATTGGATAGATTGGCGGATGAGATAGCAAGTAAACACAAGCAAAACAATATATAA
- a CDS encoding site-specific DNA-methyltransferase, translating to MKLTDNEIRDITKYLEEGKPLPDMYRFLLFGDKREVELVWNGKTNEVTNIVLPFQVIEHVDEPRAEKDTRIQASLFDFDNRGRQVKGWTNKLIWGDNKLILSSLKNGPLREEIEAQGGIKLIYIDPPFDVGADFSMDIEIGDEQFTKQPGILEELAYRDTWGKGADSFIAMIYERLLLMRDLLADDGSIYVHCDWRLNSYMRLVLDEIFGKDNFLNEIIWTRRTNTVKAISQKFSINTDSIFIYNKTKGNYIFNLQYGEYPPKYLERFKYEDTKGKYRWQVMATYSQERLEKLKQEDRVRFSKGAKYPEFKQYIWELKGRPIENVWDDINMINAMGSERLGYDTQKPEALLERIIKASSNEGDLIADFFPGSGTTLAVAEKLGRKWIGTDLGKFAIHTARKRMIGVQRELKKDGKNYRAFEILNLGKYERQHYIGVNPTLREKEKQKQIALKEKAFLELILRAYRAEEVEGFKTFHGKKSSRLVAVGPINLPVTRLFVDEVVKECLAKMITKVDVLAFEFEMGLFPNVQEEAKKKGIDLALKYIPRDVFDKRAVEKNQVVFHDVSYIEVKPHVKGNSVSVELTDFSVYYNQDTIANAESTLKNGKSKLVVENGKIIKVSKDKDGIVARDILTKKWTDWIDYWAVDFDFESKKEVVRIPVNPPQSPFGKGGSKGGFEERWTGDYIFENEWQSFRTKKDRTLELKSISHECSKGRRKIAVKVVDIFGNDTMKVVEVKI from the coding sequence ATGAAACTTACTGATAACGAGATTCGGGACATAACCAAATATTTGGAGGAAGGCAAGCCGCTTCCTGATATGTATCGCTTTCTCCTGTTCGGCGATAAGAGAGAGGTTGAGCTTGTCTGGAATGGCAAGACAAACGAGGTTACAAATATTGTTCTGCCTTTTCAGGTTATTGAGCATGTGGATGAGCCGAGGGCTGAGAAGGATACGCGGATACAAGCCTCTCTTTTTGATTTTGATAACCGGGGACGGCAGGTTAAAGGCTGGACAAACAAACTTATCTGGGGTGATAACAAACTCATCCTTTCAAGTTTAAAGAATGGGCCGCTTCGTGAGGAGATTGAGGCGCAGGGCGGGATAAAGCTTATCTACATAGACCCGCCGTTTGATGTTGGGGCAGATTTTTCAATGGATATTGAAATAGGCGATGAGCAGTTCACAAAACAGCCGGGCATATTGGAGGAACTTGCATATCGGGATACATGGGGAAAAGGCGCAGATAGTTTTATTGCAATGATTTATGAGAGGCTTTTATTGATGCGGGATTTATTGGCTGATGATGGGAGTATTTATGTGCATTGCGATTGGAGGCTTAATAGTTATATGCGACTTGTTTTAGATGAAATATTTGGCAAGGATAATTTTCTTAATGAAATTATTTGGACGAGGCGCACCAATACGGTTAAAGCAATATCGCAAAAATTTTCAATCAACACGGATAGCATTTTTATTTATAACAAAACAAAAGGTAACTACATTTTTAATCTTCAATACGGTGAATATCCACCAAAATATTTGGAGCGGTTTAAATATGAGGATACAAAAGGAAAATATAGATGGCAGGTAATGGCTACCTATTCACAAGAACGATTAGAGAAACTAAAGCAAGAAGATAGGGTAAGATTTTCAAAAGGTGCGAAATACCCTGAGTTTAAACAATACATATGGGAGCTTAAAGGTCGTCCAATAGAAAATGTCTGGGATGATATCAATATGATTAATGCTATGGGCAGTGAACGGTTGGGTTATGATACGCAAAAACCCGAAGCCCTTCTTGAACGCATCATCAAGGCGTCCTCAAATGAAGGTGATCTTATTGCTGATTTTTTCCCAGGTTCTGGCACAACCTTGGCTGTCGCAGAAAAACTTGGCCGCAAATGGATTGGCACAGACCTTGGAAAGTTCGCCATTCATACTGCCCGCAAACGGATGATAGGCGTGCAGAGGGAACTGAAGAAAGACGGCAAAAACTACAGGGCTTTTGAAATCTTAAATCTCGGCAAATACGAAAGACAGCATTATATCGGCGTCAACCCAACCCTTCGCGAAAAGGAGAAGCAGAAACAGATCGCGCTAAAAGAGAAAGCGTTCTTAGAACTTATCCTGCGCGCATACCGCGCTGAAGAGGTTGAAGGATTTAAAACCTTTCATGGCAAGAAATCCAGTCGGCTTGTGGCAGTCGGACCGATAAACCTTCCTGTAACCCGTCTGTTTGTGGACGAGGTAGTTAAAGAATGTCTTGCAAAGATGATTACAAAGGTAGATGTCCTTGCATTTGAGTTTGAAATGGGGCTTTTCCCAAATGTTCAGGAAGAGGCAAAGAAAAAGGGCATTGATTTGGCGCTCAAATATATCCCAAGAGATGTGTTTGATAAACGGGCTGTGGAAAAGAATCAGGTTGTTTTCCATGATGTCTCATACATTGAGGTAAAACCGCATGTCAAAGGCAATTCCGTTTCAGTGGAGTTGACCGACTTCTCGGTTTATTATAATCAGGATACAATCGCAAATGCCGAGTCAACACTTAAAAACGGCAAAAGCAAGCTGGTTGTGGAAAATGGAAAGATTATTAAGGTGTCAAAGGATAAAGACGGCATAGTAGCACGTGATATTCTGACCAAGAAATGGACAGACTGGATTGACTACTGGGCAGTGGATTTTGATTTTGAAAGCAAAAAAGAAGTTGTCAGAATACCGGTAAATCCCCCCCAATCCCCCTTTGGAAAAGGGGGGAGCAAGGGGGGATTTGAAGAAAGATGGACAGGTGATTATATCTTTGAAAACGAATGGCAGTCCTTCCGCACCAAGAAAGACCGCACACTTGAATTAAAAAGCATATCCCACGAATGCAGCAAAGGACGACGTAAGATTGCGGTTAAGGTAGTTGATATTTTTGGTAATGATACGATGAAGGTGGTGGAGGTTAAGATTTAA
- a CDS encoding ATP-binding cassette domain-containing protein — protein MPISVEISNLIKKYGSLAALNDVSFTIEEGETFGLLGPNGAGKTTLIRILSTLIKPTSGAAKVMGFDVVKEQNAVRKSIGVVPQAMTSDMDLTGYENMDIYGRFYDMLKKERQERIDYLLGMVGLKERAKELVATYSGGMRRRLEIARGLIHKPSLLILDEPTIGLDPQSRHVVWELLQRFRKEDRLTILLTTHYMDEAEILCNRVAIIDYGKIAAMDTVAGLKQKIPQKDVVEITFSGADADKAVEEVKTIPSVHTAVTTDSILRVSVDNGAQAIPLLMAAVERLGAKVASVTLKQQTLEDVFIHFTGRPIREEEAKKVSFFIGAGVPSKWGR, from the coding sequence ATGCCTATCTCAGTAGAAATCTCCAACCTCATCAAAAAATACGGCAGCCTTGCTGCACTTAATGATGTCTCGTTTACTATTGAGGAAGGAGAGACATTCGGCCTGCTCGGCCCGAATGGCGCCGGTAAGACTACGCTTATACGGATACTTAGCACGCTTATTAAACCCACAAGCGGCGCTGCAAAGGTTATGGGGTTTGATGTTGTAAAAGAACAAAATGCCGTCAGGAAATCTATAGGCGTTGTGCCGCAGGCAATGACCAGCGATATGGATCTGACAGGCTATGAGAATATGGATATATACGGCAGGTTTTACGATATGCTGAAAAAGGAGAGGCAGGAGCGGATAGACTATCTCCTAGGGATGGTCGGCCTGAAGGAAAGGGCAAAGGAATTGGTTGCGACATATTCAGGAGGGATGAGGAGGAGGCTTGAGATTGCAAGGGGGCTTATACATAAACCGTCTTTACTTATACTTGATGAGCCTACCATCGGCCTTGACCCCCAGAGCAGGCATGTTGTCTGGGAGCTTTTGCAGAGATTCCGCAAAGAAGACAGGCTCACCATACTTTTAACAACGCATTACATGGATGAGGCAGAAATCTTGTGCAACAGGGTTGCTATAATAGATTACGGAAAGATAGCTGCTATGGACACGGTTGCAGGACTTAAACAGAAGATACCTCAAAAGGATGTTGTGGAGATTACATTTAGCGGCGCGGATGCAGATAAGGCAGTAGAAGAAGTAAAAACTATTCCCTCTGTGCACACAGCAGTTACAACTGACAGTATATTGCGGGTATCCGTAGATAACGGCGCTCAGGCAATTCCTCTATTGATGGCAGCCGTGGAAAGGCTCGGCGCAAAGGTTGCATCAGTTACGCTTAAACAACAGACCCTTGAAGATGTATTCATACATTTTACAGGAAGGCCTATCAGGGAAGAAGAGGCAAAGAAGGTGAGTTTTTTTATCGGCGCAGGCGTGCCGAGCAAGTGGGGAAGGTAA
- a CDS encoding HEPN domain-containing protein, with protein MIETKDSHYPEDWTKVAEKDWHRMEVLLKDGDPDGAAFFLQQSLEKYLKAFLLGKGWKLRKIHELNTLLDYAVEFNPTLEAFRDLCERVTGYYYTERYPIIAPSELTTEDIKKDRAEAERLIKAL; from the coding sequence GTGATTGAGACGAAGGATTCTCATTATCCGGAAGACTGGACAAAGGTAGCTGAGAAGGACTGGCATAGAATGGAAGTCCTGCTTAAAGACGGCGACCCTGACGGCGCGGCGTTCTTTCTTCAGCAATCGTTAGAAAAATATCTTAAAGCATTCCTGCTGGGAAAAGGCTGGAAACTTAGAAAGATTCATGAACTCAATACCCTGCTTGATTATGCGGTTGAGTTTAACCCCACTCTTGAGGCATTTAGGGACCTTTGTGAACGGGTAACAGGTTATTACTATACCGAGAGATATCCAATTATCGCCCCTTCCGAATTGACCACAGAAGATATAAAGAAGGATAGAGCAGAAGCGGAAAGATTGATAAAAGCCCTATAA
- a CDS encoding nucleotidyltransferase domain-containing protein codes for MIDLKKLKPEIERICRLLPVKRLGIYGSALTRSFSPSSDVDILVVFDSDETVDLFDKYFELKEHLEKIFGREVDLVVDKPFKNPVFREAVEKTRTIVYER; via the coding sequence ATGATTGACTTAAAAAAACTCAAACCGGAAATTGAACGTATTTGTCGATTATTGCCAGTAAAACGTCTCGGTATATATGGATCGGCTTTGACTCGAAGTTTTTCACCAAGCAGTGATGTTGATATACTGGTAGTTTTTGATTCGGATGAAACCGTTGACCTTTTTGACAAATACTTTGAACTAAAAGAGCATCTGGAGAAAATATTTGGACGGGAAGTTGATCTTGTTGTAGATAAACCATTCAAAAACCCTGTTTTCAGGGAAGCGGTCGAGAAGACAAGGACTATTGTTTATGAACGATGA
- a CDS encoding ABC transporter permease, translating to MTRFFAVLERDLRRFTRNPIVIVMSVVMPIVYLVILGNSFQGELKNLSIAVVDMDNGPYSHRVVELLHALESGPRTVKMYLLSDQGFALKNLKEGLLKGALIIPPNFSRDVIHGKGGELGLFLDNAESISANSIRMAISGALAEIGNEFISVREERTKTKLREVELYRKVDYDQTLIPGVVIMAIFLGAMTTGVFNIVMDKFLGIDESHFLTPLTKLDIVMGLIISGLIITTIIALLVLFFSSLIAGIHLWQTLNLYSLALIIAIIVLSTIGLLGMMFIILGRANHPRIVGVLGGFLNVIFFFPSGAIYPIESFPAWLKTFTIVNPETYSIHALRAILFKNAGLQAVQGDILFLTVFAIITITIATVIFKRGL from the coding sequence ATGACCCGTTTCTTTGCAGTGCTTGAAAGAGATTTAAGGCGATTTACAAGAAACCCTATAGTAATCGTGATGAGCGTTGTCATGCCCATAGTTTATCTGGTAATCCTCGGAAATTCATTTCAGGGCGAACTTAAAAATCTCTCTATTGCCGTTGTTGACATGGACAACGGGCCTTACAGCCATAGAGTAGTTGAACTGCTGCACGCCCTTGAGTCGGGACCAAGGACTGTTAAGATGTATCTCCTCTCTGACCAGGGATTCGCGCTCAAGAATTTAAAGGAGGGGCTGTTAAAGGGAGCGCTTATTATTCCGCCAAATTTCAGCAGGGATGTAATACATGGAAAAGGCGGCGAGCTTGGACTTTTTCTTGATAATGCAGAGTCTATCTCTGCCAATTCCATTCGCATGGCAATTTCAGGGGCATTGGCTGAAATTGGAAATGAGTTTATATCTGTCAGGGAGGAGAGGACAAAGACAAAACTCCGCGAAGTAGAGTTGTATAGAAAGGTGGATTATGACCAAACGTTGATCCCCGGAGTTGTGATTATGGCAATATTCCTCGGCGCCATGACAACAGGCGTGTTTAATATTGTAATGGATAAGTTTCTCGGCATTGACGAGAGCCATTTTTTAACCCCCCTTACAAAATTGGATATTGTCATGGGCCTTATTATAAGCGGGCTTATTATTACAACCATCATAGCCTTGCTGGTCCTCTTTTTCAGCTCCCTCATTGCCGGCATCCACTTATGGCAAACCTTAAACCTTTACAGCCTTGCCTTGATTATTGCAATTATTGTGCTGTCCACCATCGGCCTTCTCGGCATGATGTTTATCATCCTCGGCAGGGCTAATCATCCGAGGATTGTCGGTGTTTTAGGCGGTTTTTTGAATGTTATATTCTTTTTTCCAAGCGGGGCGATATATCCCATAGAGAGTTTTCCGGCATGGCTGAAGACATTCACAATAGTAAATCCAGAGACATATTCTATCCATGCCCTGAGAGCCATTCTCTTTAAAAATGCGGGCCTCCAGGCTGTGCAGGGAGACATCCTTTTCCTTACTGTCTTTGCCATAATCACCATAACCATAGCTACAGTTATATTTAAGCGCGGGCTGTAG
- a CDS encoding nucleotidyltransferase domain-containing protein, with amino-acid sequence MIDLIKIIASRLKEQYGAKEVILFGSYARGTATADSDIDMLVISESKERFYERQASVKRLLRDLIKRIPFSPIVLTHKELEYRKKIGDQFINEILETGIRT; translated from the coding sequence ATGATTGATCTAATAAAAATAATCGCAAGCAGGCTAAAGGAGCAATACGGAGCAAAAGAGGTTATCCTTTTCGGCTCTTATGCACGAGGAACAGCTACAGCGGACAGCGATATAGATATGCTTGTCATCTCTGAATCCAAAGAACGTTTTTATGAAAGGCAGGCATCGGTAAAACGGCTTCTAAGAGACTTGATAAAAAGAATCCCCTTTTCCCCTATCGTTTTGACACATAAGGAATTGGAATACCGCAAGAAGATTGGCGACCAGTTTATTAACGAAATACTTGAAACCGGGATACGGACGTGA
- a CDS encoding radical SAM protein: MKLLLILPKNERSYWGGVSKSGKAGFVRLNLPTIAALTPTDWDVEILDARVKPVDYDAKADLVGITGFTAEMPGAYQIADNFRKKGVKVVMGGIHVSALPDEALQHADAVVIGEAELVWHKLLLDFKRGELKQKYKADKLCDMENMVIPRRNLLNREMYSGFYTLQATRGCPFNCDYCAVTAFFGQEFRTRPVDEVIEEIKGFGSKKFFFMDDNIVGRPRYAKELFQKLIPLKVIWGSQASITMAKDPELLNLYARSGGRYAFIGFESLSQKSLENLHKGWNSAKDYKEAIKKIHDAGINIIGSFVFGLDEDDSSVFKTTFDFIMETNMDAAQFHILTPLPGTVTYGLLEKEGRIIDRDWARYHTGEVVFQPKGMTVEELQNGYYWIFRNTYTIKNILKRSLRSSNGIIYRIAANLSYRKKALKMPDVTL, from the coding sequence ATGAAACTCCTTCTAATCCTTCCAAAAAATGAGCGCAGTTACTGGGGCGGGGTCTCCAAAAGCGGAAAGGCAGGTTTTGTACGTTTAAATCTGCCGACTATCGCGGCGCTTACTCCAACGGACTGGGATGTTGAGATATTGGATGCGAGGGTCAAGCCCGTTGATTATGACGCAAAGGCAGACCTTGTCGGCATTACAGGATTTACAGCAGAGATGCCCGGCGCATACCAGATAGCGGATAATTTCAGAAAAAAAGGGGTAAAGGTGGTAATGGGCGGCATCCATGTGTCTGCGCTTCCGGATGAGGCGCTGCAGCATGCGGACGCAGTCGTTATCGGCGAGGCGGAACTTGTCTGGCATAAACTTCTTCTTGATTTTAAAAGGGGTGAATTAAAGCAGAAATACAAGGCAGATAAATTGTGCGACATGGAAAATATGGTTATTCCGCGCAGAAATCTTCTTAACAGAGAAATGTATTCTGGCTTTTATACGCTCCAGGCAACACGCGGCTGTCCATTCAACTGCGACTACTGTGCGGTTACTGCATTCTTTGGCCAAGAATTCAGGACAAGACCGGTTGACGAGGTGATAGAAGAAATAAAGGGCTTTGGCTCAAAGAAATTCTTTTTTATGGATGACAATATCGTTGGAAGACCCAGATATGCAAAGGAACTGTTTCAAAAACTGATACCGCTAAAGGTAATATGGGGAAGCCAGGCGTCTATCACAATGGCAAAAGACCCTGAATTGTTAAATCTCTATGCAAGAAGCGGCGGTAGATACGCATTCATAGGTTTTGAGAGCCTTTCGCAGAAAAGCCTTGAAAACCTGCACAAGGGCTGGAATTCGGCAAAGGACTACAAAGAGGCAATAAAAAAGATACATGACGCCGGCATAAATATTATTGGCAGTTTTGTGTTCGGTCTTGATGAGGACGACTCATCTGTGTTCAAAACTACATTTGATTTTATCATGGAGACAAATATGGACGCAGCACAGTTTCACATCCTCACGCCTCTGCCGGGCACAGTAACCTATGGCCTCCTTGAAAAAGAGGGGAGGATAATTGACAGGGATTGGGCAAGGTATCATACAGGCGAGGTCGTATTTCAGCCAAAAGGCATGACAGTTGAAGAGCTGCAAAACGGCTACTACTGGATTTTCAGAAATACATATACTATCAAAAACATACTCAAAAGAAGTTTGAGAAGCTCAAATGGAATTATTTATAGGATAGCGGCAAATCTAAGCTACAGAAAAAAGGCATTGAAGATGCCTGATGTTACTTTATAA
- a CDS encoding DUF86 domain-containing protein gives MNDEIRKNLIDILHAAEEIQNFTHEMNFKAYQNSPVTQRAVERDFEIIGGK, from the coding sequence ATGAACGATGAGATAAGAAAAAACCTTATTGATATTCTCCATGCAGCAGAAGAAATACAAAATTTTACTCACGAGATGAACTTCAAGGCGTATCAAAACAGTCCGGTTACACAACGAGCGGTTGAGAGGGATTTTGAGATTATTGGAGGTAAATGA